GCTCGACCTCGACCAGCGCGTGCTGCCCGGAGCAGCCCTGCGAGAGCCGCGACGTGCCGACGTCGCGCGTCAAGACGTTCGGGTTGCCGTGCACGCACATCGCGATCTCGGCGCGCGGGTCGTCGGGGTCGAACCACGCGCCGGTCGAGAGCTGCACGACGCCGGGACGCACGTCCTCCGACAGCACCGCCCCCGCGAGGCAGCTGCCGCGGTCGTTGAACAGGCGCACGACGTCGCCGTCGCGGATGCCGCGCGCCGCGGCGTCGCGCGGGTGGATGCGCACCGGCTCGCGACCGCGCACCTTCGACGCCTGGCTGTACGCGCCGGCGTCGAGCTGACCGTGCAGGCGCGTCGCAGGATTGTTCGCGACCAGCGCGAGCGGGAAGCGTGCGGCGGCCGGCGCGCCGAGCCACTCGTCGCTCTCGAGCCACGTCGGGTGCCCCGGACAGTCGTCGTAGCCGAAGCTCGCGATGGTCTCGGAGAAGAGCTCGATCTTGCCGCTCGGCGTGCGCAGGCGGTTCTTCTCGGGATCCTCGCGGAACGCCGCGAACAGCACGCGCTCGGCCTCGAGGTCGGGTACGGCGAGCGAGCCCGCCGTCCAGAACTCCTCGAACGACGGCGCGTCGATGCCGGCGGCGCGCAGCGCGCCGCGCAGCTCCGCCCACAGCGCCTCGAGCCACTCGCGCTCGCTGCGCCGCTCGGTGAAGGCGTCGCGCAGTCCAAAGCGCTCGGCGAGCCCCGCGAGGATCTCGTGGTCGGTGCGCGCCTCGCCGACCGGATCGCACGCGCGGTGCATCGCGACGATGCGCGCGTCGCCGCGTCCCGAGCCGATGTCGTTGCGCTCGAGCGACGTCGCGGCCGGCAAGACCAGGTCCGCGTGACGCGCCATCGGCGTCAAGTATGGATCCTGCACGATGATCGTGTCCGGACGCGCGAGCGCGCGCCGCAGCCGGTTCAGGTCCTGATGGTGGTGGAAGGGGTTGCCGCCCGCCCAGTGCACGAGGCGGATGTCCGGGTAGACGTAGCGACCGCCGTCGTAGTCGAAGCTCTCGCCGGGGTTCAGAAGCAGGTCCGCGATGCGCGCGACCGGGATGAACGAGCGCACCGGATTCGTCCCGACCGGCACGAGCGGCAGCGGCAGGAGCGCGCTCGGGCTGCCGAGATCGCCCATCGAGCCGTAGCCGTGCCCGAAGCCGCCGCCCGGAAGGCCGATCTGGCCGAGCAGCGCCGCGAGCGCGATCGCCGCCCACACCGGCTGCTCGCCGTGCTGCGCGCGCTGCAGCGAGTACGACACCGTGATCAGGGTGCGCGACCGCGCCATCTCGCGCGCGAGCTCGCGCAGCGCGTCGGCCGCGATGCCGCTGCGCTGCTCGGCCCACTCGGGCGTCTTCGGGACGCCGTCCTCGTGGCCGAGGACGTAGGCGATCAAGCGCTCGGCGCCGTGGCAGCAGCGGCGCAGGAAGTCCTCGTCGTGCAGACCTTCGCTGACGAGCACGTGCGCGAGCGCCAGCATCACCGCGACGTCGCTCAGCGGCACGAGCGGATACCAGCGCGCGCCGATTTCGGCCGCGGCGTCGTCGCGCAGCGGGCTCAGGAGCGCGACGC
This window of the Candidatus Binatia bacterium genome carries:
- a CDS encoding molybdopterin-dependent oxidoreductase; this encodes MGAASALTHSSHWGAFTVEVEHGEVAAVHPLHDPDPSPLLANLPGSVRHPTRVLRPLARRGWLEHGAGPSRDRGADAFVELDWDEALDLAARELERVIARHGNQAIFGGSYGWASAGLFHQSQRQLHRFLNLLGGFTWSCNSYSIGASLVLLPHVVGNAGAVFRRATSWPVIARHTELLVAFGGVPLKNTFVAPGGMARHSIREHLATARRRGMRVALLSPLRDDAAAEIGARWYPLVPLSDVAVMLALAHVLVSEGLHDEDFLRRCCHGAERLIAYVLGHEDGVPKTPEWAEQRSGIAADALRELAREMARSRTLITVSYSLQRAQHGEQPVWAAIALAALLGQIGLPGGGFGHGYGSMGDLGSPSALLPLPLVPVGTNPVRSFIPVARIADLLLNPGESFDYDGGRYVYPDIRLVHWAGGNPFHHHQDLNRLRRALARPDTIIVQDPYLTPMARHADLVLPAATSLERNDIGSGRGDARIVAMHRACDPVGEARTDHEILAGLAERFGLRDAFTERRSEREWLEALWAELRGALRAAGIDAPSFEEFWTAGSLAVPDLEAERVLFAAFREDPEKNRLRTPSGKIELFSETIASFGYDDCPGHPTWLESDEWLGAPAAARFPLALVANNPATRLHGQLDAGAYSQASKVRGREPVRIHPRDAAARGIRDGDVVRLFNDRGSCLAGAVLSEDVRPGVVQLSTGAWFDPDDPRAEIAMCVHGNPNVLTRDVGTSRLSQGCSGQHALVEVERWDGALPPVRAFDPPRIVARSSSGRAG